A genomic stretch from Empedobacter stercoris includes:
- a CDS encoding carboxypeptidase regulatory-like domain-containing protein translates to MKTQLTLLFALLSHFIFAQLTISGVVKNEEGKPVSGANVTISPSISDETLAYFITKSDGKYSIKIDHPSHEMYEIKVRAMNYAFTSDLVNESSTNFDFTLQEKAIELKEVKLKQSPIRKKGDTIAYDVSNFKDIQDRSIADVIKKMPGIEIENSGRILYQGEPINKYYIEGMDLLGGKYALANENLSADAVDKVQILENHQPIKILDSLVYSSKAALNIKLKSKITYSGKAEVGLGASPMLYQANITPMLFTKKQQMIGSYQGNNRGNDVSRQLRTLSLEDFLNESEKFSNESWLSIAGVQTPNFDSERWLDNAINIGSWNHLFKLKKELDLRINLSYHNDFQKRFGETNTQYFLPTGDIFLNEIKQNYLQIESLNLKATLSQNSSKNYLENVLEFKGDWNSSRGNLNQNNNFIQQKLTQPNREFSNQFRTIRKIGKQLITLKSTLAYKNYNENLSVSPGVFTDFINNGTDYQNAFQQINFEKFSTNNFAEFSKGIKALTLQSKIGIKYTNHTMKSDLLADEQLTNSTFTNNTHWSTFNPYVENRFSYKKNRLSLSFGISFQWYNLENNSFGTKNSYNRFYIEPKFNIGLEFSKFWKVSTSHNFSNDLGSLTRLHEGFILYRYNSIQQNDGNFNEVKKWNSSLRFEYKNPIKSRFFNFGYSYSWNENNLLYNYKYNSDASAILDVINQKNHQQTHSVNAKISQYFSKIKTTFNLAGGYNFTTYDQLLNNDLVEIDNTILTSNFDASFRLLSWMTFEYKYGVTNYKNKFSEESKSRSITNQIHQIGLHFFPADQHYVKFNFDLYVNDDKRLNPNSTFGDLMYRYSLKKKKIDFELSAYNLFNEKYFSQNSFSSNFEQRFLYKLRPTQVMFTTRFNF, encoded by the coding sequence TTGAAAACCCAATTAACACTACTATTTGCTTTACTTTCTCACTTTATTTTTGCACAACTTACCATTTCTGGCGTTGTAAAAAATGAAGAGGGGAAACCTGTTTCTGGTGCTAATGTTACTATTTCGCCAAGCATTTCAGATGAAACATTAGCATATTTTATCACAAAATCTGATGGTAAATATTCTATCAAAATAGATCATCCATCGCACGAAATGTATGAAATAAAAGTTCGTGCGATGAATTATGCGTTTACTTCAGATTTGGTTAACGAATCTTCTACAAATTTTGATTTCACTTTACAAGAAAAAGCAATCGAGCTAAAAGAAGTTAAACTAAAACAATCACCAATTCGAAAAAAAGGCGATACAATTGCATATGATGTCAGTAACTTTAAAGATATCCAAGATCGATCTATTGCAGATGTGATAAAAAAAATGCCTGGAATAGAAATCGAAAATTCTGGTCGAATCTTGTATCAAGGCGAACCAATCAATAAATATTATATTGAAGGAATGGATTTATTGGGCGGAAAATATGCTTTAGCAAACGAAAATCTTTCTGCCGATGCAGTGGATAAAGTGCAAATTTTAGAGAATCATCAACCCATCAAGATTTTAGACAGTTTGGTTTATAGCTCTAAAGCTGCATTAAATATCAAACTAAAAAGCAAAATTACCTATTCTGGTAAAGCAGAAGTTGGTCTTGGCGCTTCGCCTATGTTGTATCAAGCGAATATTACGCCTATGTTGTTCACAAAAAAGCAACAAATGATTGGTTCTTATCAAGGAAATAATCGTGGAAATGATGTTTCTCGACAATTAAGAACATTAAGTTTAGAAGATTTTTTAAATGAATCTGAAAAGTTTTCTAATGAAAGTTGGTTATCTATTGCTGGAGTACAAACACCCAATTTTGATAGCGAACGTTGGTTGGATAATGCTATAAATATTGGCTCTTGGAACCATCTTTTCAAGTTAAAAAAAGAGTTAGATTTACGTATTAATTTGTCTTATCACAACGATTTTCAAAAGCGATTCGGAGAAACAAACACACAATATTTTTTACCAACAGGAGATATATTTCTCAACGAAATCAAACAAAATTATTTGCAAATAGAAAGTCTTAATCTTAAAGCTACATTATCTCAAAATAGTTCGAAAAATTATCTTGAAAATGTCTTAGAGTTTAAAGGTGATTGGAATAGCTCGAGAGGAAATCTCAATCAAAATAATAATTTTATACAACAAAAATTAACTCAACCTAATCGAGAATTTTCAAATCAATTTAGAACCATTCGTAAGATTGGTAAACAATTGATTACTTTAAAGTCTACGTTAGCTTATAAAAATTACAATGAAAATTTAAGCGTTTCTCCGGGAGTTTTTACTGATTTTATTAACAACGGGACTGATTATCAAAATGCATTTCAACAAATTAATTTTGAGAAATTTTCGACAAATAATTTCGCTGAATTTTCAAAAGGAATAAAGGCTTTAACGCTACAATCAAAAATTGGAATTAAATATACCAATCATACAATGAAAAGTGATTTGTTAGCTGATGAACAACTTACAAATTCCACTTTTACTAACAATACACATTGGTCAACCTTTAATCCTTATGTAGAAAATAGATTTTCGTACAAAAAAAATCGACTTAGTTTGTCTTTTGGAATTTCGTTTCAGTGGTATAATTTAGAGAATAATTCTTTTGGAACTAAAAATTCGTACAATCGTTTTTACATCGAACCAAAATTTAACATAGGTTTAGAATTTTCAAAATTCTGGAAAGTTTCAACTTCGCATAATTTTAGCAATGATTTGGGTAGTTTAACACGATTACACGAAGGATTTATTTTGTATCGATACAACTCTATTCAACAAAATGATGGAAATTTCAATGAAGTAAAAAAATGGAATTCGTCTTTACGTTTTGAATATAAAAATCCAATTAAATCAAGGTTTTTTAACTTTGGATATTCATATAGTTGGAACGAAAACAACTTGTTGTATAATTACAAATACAATTCAGACGCAAGTGCCATTTTAGATGTTATCAATCAAAAAAATCATCAACAAACACATTCTGTTAATGCTAAAATAAGTCAATATTTCTCTAAAATTAAAACGACTTTTAATTTAGCTGGAGGTTATAATTTTACGACTTATGATCAATTGTTGAATAATGATTTAGTAGAAATTGACAACACTATTTTAACTTCAAATTTTGATGCTTCTTTCAGATTATTAAGTTGGATGACGTTTGAGTATAAATATGGTGTAACCAATTATAAAAATAAGTTTTCAGAAGAATCAAAATCTCGATCAATAACTAATCAAATTCACCAAATAGGATTACATTTTTTTCCAGCAGATCAACATTATGTAAAGTTTAATTTTGATTTGTATGTCAATGATGATAAAAGATTAAATCCTAATTCAACTTTCGGAGATTTGATGTACCGTTATTCATTAAAAAAGAAAAAAATAGATTTTGAATTGTCTGCTTATAACCTTTTTAATGAGAAATATTTTTCACAAAATAGCTTTTCATCTAATTTCGAACAACGATTTCTATATAAATTGAGACCAACTCAAGTAATGTTTACAACACGATTTAATTTTTAA
- a CDS encoding GLPGLI family protein, whose protein sequence is MRKNILILLINFCCTLIFAQNDNFLVEYKYNYTNDSLNKSNKKEEEMVMRINEKGFVFLPKNDFKNDTLKGNINDLMVDGKIIMKDIFAKYGKTDNNIRMFFLKDKKIYLIQTNVALTMIDFEDVVPNISWKLLKEEKELNGYKVKKATTNLFGRNWEAWYTEDIPVSYGPYKFNGLPGLILDIKDSEDFFHFEFISFAKSKSSIPKAFDSGRVKMTRIEFMDYIKKYKENPLIVLGESNSVVRDDETFFKRKKALLELNNNSIERGIQFNLK, encoded by the coding sequence ATGAGAAAAAATATTTTAATATTATTAATTAACTTTTGCTGTACTTTAATTTTTGCACAAAATGATAATTTTTTAGTAGAATATAAATATAATTATACAAATGATTCATTAAATAAATCAAATAAAAAAGAAGAAGAAATGGTCATGCGTATTAATGAAAAAGGATTTGTTTTTCTTCCAAAAAATGATTTTAAAAATGATACACTTAAAGGAAATATAAATGATTTAATGGTGGATGGAAAAATTATAATGAAAGATATTTTCGCAAAATACGGAAAGACAGATAATAATATAAGGATGTTCTTTTTAAAAGATAAAAAGATCTACTTGATTCAAACAAATGTAGCATTAACCATGATAGATTTTGAAGATGTTGTACCAAATATTTCTTGGAAATTATTAAAGGAAGAAAAAGAATTAAATGGTTATAAAGTAAAGAAAGCAACTACAAATTTATTTGGTAGAAATTGGGAAGCATGGTACACAGAAGATATTCCAGTTTCTTATGGTCCCTATAAGTTTAATGGTTTACCAGGATTAATTTTAGATATAAAAGATTCTGAAGATTTTTTTCATTTTGAATTTATATCTTTTGCAAAAAGTAAATCATCTATTCCAAAGGCTTTTGATTCTGGAAGAGTAAAAATGACAAGAATAGAATTTATGGATTATATAAAAAAGTATAAAGAAAATCCATTAATTGTTTTAGGAGAAAGTAATAGTGTTGTAAGAGATGATGAAACATTCTTTAAAAGGAAAAAAGCACTTTTAGAATTAAATAATAATTCTATAGAAAGAGGAATACAATTTAACTTAAAGTAA
- a CDS encoding GLPGLI family protein has protein sequence MKYLNKIVLVISFILISINGYSQYEFTYLYEFKKDSVSKKKYTDIMNVIIEGEQRIYRGENHIIYDSIAYTKRKVDASNISSVMEQTMGLKNNVENYTLEIDLEKEIQKHYIFNLELPFYNEEKIELPIWNISNETSEIDGKKVTKATTFFLGRNWIAYYSEELPIQVAPYLFYGLPGVIIKLEDENSNYKFELTSYKSKKDFINLKETTISQRRRNDFVKMNKDEVYNFGKSFQENKTNILMQAGLQLTEQEIKERQERNKKRKYIYLNPSIPFVL, from the coding sequence ATGAAGTATTTAAATAAAATAGTATTAGTTATAAGTTTTATACTTATTAGTATAAATGGTTATTCTCAATATGAGTTTACATACTTATATGAATTTAAAAAAGATAGTGTCAGTAAAAAAAAGTATACTGATATTATGAATGTTATCATTGAAGGTGAACAACGGATTTACAGAGGGGAAAATCATATTATTTATGATTCTATAGCTTATACAAAGCGAAAAGTTGATGCAAGTAATATTAGTTCTGTCATGGAACAGACTATGGGTTTAAAAAATAATGTGGAAAATTATACTTTAGAAATTGATTTAGAAAAAGAAATACAAAAGCACTATATCTTTAATTTAGAGTTACCTTTTTATAATGAAGAAAAAATAGAACTACCAATATGGAACATTTCTAATGAAACATCTGAAATTGATGGAAAAAAAGTGACAAAAGCAACAACATTTTTTTTAGGTAGAAATTGGATAGCTTATTATTCAGAAGAATTACCTATTCAGGTTGCACCATACTTATTTTATGGTTTACCTGGAGTTATCATAAAATTAGAAGATGAGAATAGTAATTATAAATTCGAATTAACGAGTTATAAATCAAAAAAAGATTTCATTAATTTAAAAGAAACAACAATATCACAAAGAAGAAGAAATGATTTTGTTAAAATGAATAAAGATGAAGTTTATAACTTTGGTAAATCTTTTCAAGAAAATAAGACTAATATTCTTATGCAGGCAGGTTTGCAACTGACAGAACAAGAGATAAAAGAAAGACAAGAAAGAAATAAAAAAAGAAAGTATATTTATTTAAACCCATCCATACCATTTGTTTTATAA